A window from Apostichopus japonicus isolate 1M-3 chromosome 2, ASM3797524v1, whole genome shotgun sequence encodes these proteins:
- the LOC139956163 gene encoding uncharacterized protein, with product MAGHWPHLHQISSELVPLQDCEIGLLIGYNCPKALLPREVIPPIGDGPYGQKTDIGWGIVGLIDPTQVENRSSDPIGFSHRILSYDVPSYTFQNASQTSFEDCAPNKIEICFQSSIKEIDPAHIVKLLESDFSERSFNTIAYSQDDFKFLSKLRDGIHRTADGHYEKPLPFKTSNPRFPDNKDLALHFLRRLERPFRLDTKYRAEYEAFMKDLLSERYAERVPQEEIVGTNGGINYIPHHGVYHPKKLRVVFDCSARFKGQCLNQYLLQDLTNTLIGVLCRFGHEPVAFMCDIKAMFHQFSVNPEHRDFLRFLWWENGDLQSDPVEYRMRVHLFGATSSPGCANFGLKQSAIDHEKEYGSDVGDFIRHNFYVDDGLKSVATEDEAAHLINRSKLLCQLIGLKLHKFTSNSTKVMGTHPPEEHSKGVKDLNVMYNSRNIERALGVYWCVESDTFQFRISLQDKPLTRRGILSIVSSVYDPLGFLAPVV from the coding sequence ATGGCTGGTCATTGGCCTCATTTGCATCAAATTTCCTCTGAATTAGTACCTTTACAGGACTGCGAAATCGGGTTGCTAATTGGATATAATTGTCCTAAAGCCTTATTACCTAGGGAAGTAATACCCCCAATCGGGGATGGCCCATACGGGCAGAAAACTGACATTGGATGGGGTATAGTTGGACTTATTGACCCAACCCAAGTTGAAAATAGATCATCTGACCCAATCGGTTTTAGTCATCGCATTCTGAGTTATGACGTCCCTTCCTACACATTTCAAAATGCAAGTCAAACGTCATTTGAGGATTGCGCgccaaataaaattgaaatatgttttCAGTCCTCAATTAAGGAAATCGACCCCGCCCATATTGTGAAATTACTTGAATCAGATTTTAGTGAAAgaagttttaatacaatagcGTATTCTCAGGACgatttcaaatttctctcaaaATTAAGAGATGGGATTCATCGGACTGCTGATGGTCATTATGAGAAGCCTTTGCCATTTAAAACCTCAAACCCCCGATTTCCTGATAACAAAGACCTAGCGCTTCATTTCTTGCGGCGGCTTGAGCGGCCCTTTAGATTAGATACAAAGTATAGGGCAGAGTACGAAGCCTTCATGAAAGACCTTCTAAGTGAACGGTATGCCGAAAGGGTTCCCCAGGAGGAAATTGTAGGGACAAATGGTGGAATTAACTACATTCCACATCATGGAGTGTATCACCCCAAAAAACTTAGAGTTGTGTTTGATTGTAGTGCAAGGTTCAAAGGTCAGTGCCTTAATCAGTATTTGCTCCAGGATCTTACGAATACTCTTATTGGGGTCCTGTGTCGTTTCGGACATGAACCAGTCGCTTTCATGTGTGATATTAAAGCCATGTTTCACCAGTTCAGTGTAAACCCGGAGCACAGAGACTTCCTAAGATTCCTGTGGTGGGAGAATGGGGATCTCCAGTCAGATCCAGTCGAGTATAGAATGAGGGTTCACCTGTTTGGTGCAACATCCTCTCCAGGCTGTGCTAATTTCGGGTTGAAACAAAGTGCTATTGATCATGAGAAGGAATATGGGTCTGATGTTGGTGACTTCATCCGCCATAATTTCTACGTCGATGACGGACTAAAGTCCGTTGCCACTGAAGATGAGGCAGCCCATTTGATTAATAGGTCAAAATTACTGTGTCAACTTATTGGTCTGAAACTGCACAAGTTCACATCAAATTCCACGAAGGTTATGGGTACCCATCCCCCTGAAGAACACTCTAAGGGTGTTAAGGACCTTAATGTGATGTACAACAGTCGTAATATAGAGAGAGCCTTGGGTGTGTACTGGTGCGTAGAATCAGATACGTTCCAGTTTCGAATTTCCTTGCAGGATAAACCACTCACTAGGAGAGGTATTCTTTCCATTGTAAGCTCGGTTTACGACCCATTAGGGTTTTTAGCTCCCGTTGTGTAA
- the LOC139956179 gene encoding uncharacterized protein, with the protein MGKSRVVPLKPITMPRLELTAALLSVKISSHLVRELEFEDISEYFWTDSQVVLGYIQNDARRFKVFVANRVQQIRDHSSPEQWRYVSTTDNPADAASRGLTAVQLTCESNWFTGPSFLWEKDIPNAPQRLPEIISTDQELANAQVLITRFDNSPSFFEPERLNHISNWYRAKQAVALCLKLKSRLRLRNDSKIQSAPLYRQLTADDFIQAELEIVRAVQRGYFVSEIKSLTSKTQETGMVLKGPSLLYRLDPFIGEDGIIRVGGSLGRAHVSITFKHPIVLPRKHHIIYRLEVFICTAKVTLTRVKNGRL; encoded by the coding sequence ATGGGAAAGTCTAGAGTCGTGCCACTCAAACCCATTACTATGCCCCGTTTAGAATTAACAGCTGCTTTGTTGTCCGTTAAGATTAGTTCTCACTTGGTTCGAGAACTCGAATTTGAAGATATTTCAGAGTATTTCTGGACGGATAGTCAAGTTGTATTGGGGTACATCCAAAATGACGCAAGGAGGTTTAAGGTGTTTGTTGCAAATCGGGTACAACAAATACGGGATCATTCCAGCCCAGAACAGTGGAGGTACGTTAGTACCACTGATAACCCCGCAGATGCTGCCTCTAGAGGGCTCACTGCCGTTCAATTGACATGTGAATCCAATTGGTTTACAGGGCCCTCCTTTCTCTGGGAGAAGGATATACCCAATGCACCACAGCGCTTGCCAGAAATAATTAGCACTGACCAAGAATTGGCAAATGCACAGGTTTTAATTACACGTTTTGATAACTCCCCCAGCTTCTTTGAACCCGAGCGTCTGAATCATATTTCTAATTGGTATAGAGCAAAACAAGCAGTTGCGCTCTGTTTGAAATTGAAGTCTCGGTTGAGATTACGAAATGACTCAAAAATTCAGTCTGCTCCCCTCTATAGGCAGCTAACAGCAGACGATTTTATTCAGGCTGAATTAGAAATTGTCAGGGCAGTTCAAAGGGGATATTTTGTAAGTGAAATCAAAAGCCTAACTAGTAAGACCCAAGAAACTGGCATGGTGTTGAAAGGGCCCAGTCTTTTATATCGCCTCGACCCATTTATCGGCGAGGATGGTATTATACGTGTAGGGGGGAGTTTAGGTAGGGCTCACGTCTCTATTACATTTAAGCACCCAATTGTTCTACCTCGTAaacatcatataatatataggctAGAAGTATTCATTTGCACTGCAAAAGTAACGTTAACAAGAGTAAAAAACGGTAGGCTGTAA
- the LOC139956110 gene encoding uncharacterized protein, producing MREIEMAQAKLDAIAKVEQESKVSLEDIPDQSENKEQYVQDYLVSHSSYNPIAETKPVESYSKDPIVEFKPLMDIPCPPMTTIGSEIFNHMSTQPAPRPNPPNSNANTQNTWCYPLGLPSFETNRHRTVNREQEESGTEMRSLARAFGEQASLNLLPPPEPGIFCGDPLKYLGWKSAFESLIDHRSIPHVERMHYLKKYLGGLAREAVEGYFLLCTDQAYGEAKQLLDQRYGDPFVIANAFRDKLDTWPKIPPRDGEALRKFSDFLRQCESAMRITNSLNVLNDVRENCKMLSKLPDWLVTRWGREVSERRMEGRGFPPFREFKDFMVTESNISCDPVISIQALRGNQGMIKNDRRKSGANAFSTSVTQNSIQNGNSYELKCFLCGKRHHIDDCKIFLEMTLHERNAFVRENRLCYGCLKRGHRVHDCRKKMDCKMGKKNHPSSLHRDIVENPKPNVKSVDVAVQANISLNGNVSVTQLNNTKEISKSSLAVPVWLSHCGNPQREILTYALLDTQSDTTFVLVSIPNELGVVGNHTKILLSTMVSENQSIDTTGLRDL from the coding sequence atgagagaaattgaaatggctcAAGCTAAATTGGATGCGATTGCAAAGGTTGAACAAGAGTCAAAGGTTTCATTAGAGGATATCCCTGACCAGAGTGAGAATAAAGAGCAGTATGTTCAAGATTACTTAGTATCCCACTCATCATATAATCCTATAGCAGAAACTAAACCAGTAGAGTCCTACTCAAAGGACCCAATTGTTGAATTTAAACCCCTAATGGATATACCTTGTCCTCCTATGACCACCATTGGCTCAGAAATATTCAATCATATGTCAACACAACCAGCTCCTAGGCCTAATCCCCCGAATTCAAATGCAAACACTCAAAATACATGGTGTTACCCCCTTGGTTTGCCTAGTTTCGAAACAAATCGTCACAGAACGGTAAATCGAGAACAGGAAGAATCGGGAACTGAAATGAGGAGTTTGGCTAGAGCATTTGGCGAACAGGCTTCATTGAATCTCCTTCCCCCTCCTGAACCTGGTATATTTTGTGGGGATCCCTTAAAGTATCTGGGGTGGAAGAGTGCCTTTGAAAGCCTTATTGATCATAGATCCATCCCCCATGTAGAAAGAATGCATTACCTGAAAAAATACCTGGGTGGTCTAGCTAGGGAAGCTGTAGAAGGGTATTTCCTTTTATGTACTGACCAGGCCTATGGGGAAGCAAAACAACTACTGGATCAACGTTATGGAGATCCGTTCGTGATAGCCAATGCCTTTAGGGATAAGTTAGACACTTGGCCAAAAATTCCTCCCCGCGATGGTGAAGCCCTTagaaagttttcagactttctgAGACAATGCGAAAGTGCCATGCGCATCACCAATAGTTTAAACGTCCTCAATGATGTAAGAGAAAATTGCAAAATGCTCTCAAAGTTACCTGATTGGTTAGTTACGAGATGGGGTAGAGAGGTTTCCGAACGAAGAATGGAGGGTAGAGGGTTCCCACCATTCAGAGAATTTAAGGATTTTATGGTTACAGAATCAAATATCAGTTGCGATCCAGTGATTTCAATTCAGGCGTTAAGGGGTAATCAAGGAATGATCAAGAATGACCGTAGAAAGTCTGGGGCGAATGCATTTTCAACGAGTGTTACccaaaattcaattcaaaatggGAACTCCTACGAACTAAAATGTTTTCTGTGTGGAAAAAGGCATCACATTGATGACTGTAAAATTTTTCTAGAAATGACGTTGCACGAAAGAAATGCTTTCGTCAGGGAAAACAGACTTTGCTATGGATGTCTTAAGCGGGGACATAGAGTTCATGATTGTCGGAAGAAAATGGATTGCAAAATGGGTAAGAAAAATCATCCTTCCTCACTCCATCGTGATATAGTGGAAAATCCAAAGCCCAATGTTAAGAGCGTTGATGTAGCGGTCCAAGCAAACATTTCACTTAATGGTAACGTTAGTGTAACTCAATTGAACAACACTAAAGAGATTAGCAAAAGTTCCCTTGCAGTACCAGTTTGGTTGTCACATTGTGGTAACCCTCAAAGGGAGATCCTAACATACGCCCTTCTGGACACACAGTCCGATACTACATTCGTCCTCGTTAGTATACCCAATGAATTAGGAGTAGTTGGAAATCATACCAAAATATTGCTGTCAACAATGGTGTCCGAAAACCAATCCATTGACACCACAGGTTTGAGGGACTTGTGA